One genomic region from Ptychodera flava strain L36383 chromosome 14, AS_Pfla_20210202, whole genome shotgun sequence encodes:
- the LOC139149648 gene encoding potassium channel, subfamily K, member 16-like, with amino-acid sequence MKFGVRLSILLFVVIGYIAIGALIFMAIERPNETKVRVDVVEIVMDFLQNNTCVEREDLRSLVTKLINIYDQGVNPLINSTEELPSNWDFANSFFFATTVVTTIGYGNLSPNTVLGQTVCIFYATIGIPLTYIMLASIAELYKSLYTSFSERLESLFGKMKYKKFRKYFIQFLFCLILYVSLIVIPTVIFWAVEDWTVDVAHYYAFISLSTIGFGDYVASYGESITGAWRIVYKLALAIYFLFGISLVSGIFAFCQKIQEQQPGTLKKVFKKKKSDKNQNINIQSKDNGDRDSASVEDETENEAYSKLALVENGKEMTAVGENATEESTDL; translated from the exons ATGAAGTTTGGAGTACGACTGTCCATCCTCCTGTTTGTAGTCATCGGCTACATAGCGATTGGTGCGCTGATATTCATGGCAATAGAAAGACCCAATGAAACCAAAGTACGCGTTGATGTCGTAGAAATTGTCATGGACTTTCTGCAAAACAATACATGCGTTGAAAGGGAAGATCTGAGGTCCCTGGTAACTAAATTAATCAATATATACGATCAAGGTGTAAATCCTCTGATAAATTCCACCGAGGAGCTACCCAGCAACTGGGATTTTGCAAATTCATTCTTCTTTGCGACAACTGTCGTCACCACGATAG GTTATGGTAACTTATCACCAAATACTGTGCTTGGGCAGACAGTTTGCATATTCTATGCCACCATCGGAATCCCGCTCACCTACATCATGTTGGCTTCCATCGCAGAGCTCTACAAATCACTCTACACGTCTTTTTCTGAGCGGCTAGAGAGTCTCTTCGGCAAGATGAAGTACAAAAAATTCCGGAAATATTTCATCCAGTTTCTGTTCTGTTTGATACTGTATGTGTCACTAATTGTCATACCAACGGTCATCTTCTGGGCGGTCGAGGACTGGACCGTGGACGTTGCTCACTATTATGCTTTCATTTCCCTGAGCACCATTGGCTTTGGTGATTACGTGGCCTCCTACGGTGAATCGATCACCGGCGCCTGGAGAATTGTCTACAAGCTGGCTCTTGCGATCTACTTCCTCTTTGGCATATCTTTGGTCAGCGGAATATTTGCATTCTGTCAGAAGATTCAGGAACAGCAGCCTGGCACGCtgaaaaaagtctttaaaaagaAGAAAAGTGACAAGAATCAAAACATAAATATACAGTCCAAGGATAATGGAGACAGGGACTCGGCATCTGTGGAAGATGAAACGGAAAATGAAGCATACAGTAAGCTTGCATTAGTCGAAAATGGCAAAGAAATGACAGCTGTCGGTGAAAATGCAACTGAAGAAAGCACCGATCTGTAG